CTGAACAAGCTTTTGCTCTAGCTCTTCTGAACCGAGATAGAAAGCACCACCCTCAGAACGTGGATCTCCAATCAACAAGAAAGGCGCTCCCAAATTGTTCATCATCCAGTATCCCTCAAATCCTTCAGCTGGACGATAACCAGAAAAATAAATATTGAGAGGTGGCTTCAAATCACCAGGATGGAAGTAGTAAATCAATTCCTCCCGATTTTTATCCACAACACGATTTCCACCAATCAACAAGTCCCCATAACCCAAATGAGACTGGCGATGGTGGAATGGTCCAATTTTCACAATTCCTTGCCCCTTTACTTGAACACTGACGCTTAGGTAATAAGAATCGCTGGTATCCAAAACGAGAGGCTTATCAAAAGATTCTTCATCATAAATCCATTCTTGCATGGGAGAATTGCCAACTGGATAACCCTTGATGACATAACGAATTGCGCAATCTTCAGAATTTCTGAACTCTGGCCATAAATCCAAAGGGGCGTCTGCGCTCAGAAAGATATTGTACTGATAGGTTGCTACAGTTTGGTAATCCTCACCATATTGGCCACACAGACGGAGATAGTTAGTTCCTTCATAGTTAATCTGACCTGAGAAGGAGGGATTGACAGCTAGATGATTAACACTGAGCTTGGTACCACTTTGCTTGGAAGAAAAGCCCCGTGAAAATAGATACAGCATCTGAGCTGGATCTTCAAAAGTAGACTGAACGGCCCTTTTGCGTAAAAGGAATCTTTCCAAAGTTTTTGTAGTGATCTGACAGCGCTCATGATAAAACAAGCGATAAACCTGAATTAAGCTATCCAATACTGTAATGTACTCAAAATGCTCAACAGTATCGACCAATACAACATCATAGGGCTTAGCAGCCTTCGGTTTCTTCCCATCCTTTTTTAAAATACCAATATCTTCGGGCAAGAGAGACATGATATCTTCTGGCTTAACAAATGTCCATGCGATATTACTAGGAATCTCATATTGGTGCTGCCAATTCTCATTGGCAATCTGTAGGACACTAATTCTGTTCATTTAGCTTTAATTCCTTTATCGTATTTTTCCACATTTCGACAATTTCTCCCCTTGTATACAGCTCAATCCTCTTAACCGAATGCACCAAAGATTGATTCCAGTGTTCCAAATCTGTGAGGTAATACAAGAGTGCCTCTCTCAGGTTAGAAATATCAGCCATGATCCAACCATTTTCGCCATGCTTCACATAGGAAGAATTATACAAATTCACTTGAGGAATCCCTCCGCTGATACCTGCAATTTGAGTTCGGATATCTGCTGGGCTTCCCAAATCCAAGATGACGCGAACATACTTCAGAGCCTTTGCTAAATCGGTATCACTATGAATCACCACAGTATCAATTCGCTCTCTGAGGCTATCATCATCTTCTAAGCGTGGATCACCACTCTTAGCAGCCTTATCCTTGTCAACAAGGAGCAATTTTGCTGCATACTTTGTTGATGATAAAGATTCCTCAAGAAACTGTCGAATAGAAGCTTCTCGACCAAAATCTTGACTCTGCGTCCCGACCAATAAGTCAATCCACTCATGTTGCAACATCATATCAAACAAGGAAGTAAAGACATATTGAAGATGATGTTCTGGTAAAGTATCGAAATTGACATAGATAATCAACTCTTTTTTCCGCTGACTATGCCCAAGATTCAACTGTGTATCATAGGGTGGAATCTCATAATAAGCAGGAAGTTGCTCTTCTTCTACTTCTCCCACTTGTTCTGCAATCTTCACGATTTTATCTAAGCTATCTACCACAAAAAATGGAGTATCTTTTAAATCAGAGAATAATTGTTCTGTATTCGTAATTGGATAACGATTGCCAAAGAAGGACAAAACAACAAGATGATCCTTCTTAATCTGTTGGAAAAAATGATTATGCTGCACATCTGCTGAAACAATAATCGAATCATCCTTGGTTAAAACAGAAGCCAAATGCTGCTCTAGCTTTTCTTTAACAAGCTCTTCAATATTCTGATAGACATCCTTAGCAAATGTGCCCTGTGCCTCAGGATTGATAATGACCTGCTGGTTATCAGCTGTCAAAAATTCTCTGAATTGCCATATTCCTTGTGCATTCAGATAGTCCTGATAATATGGCTGATTATGCTCAAAATAGATAATACTGGAGACAAAGCCACGGTCATCAAAAACAAGCTGATAATCTATCTGATTATTTTCAAAATAGGTAATATCAAAAATATTACCTATTTGTGAAAAATTAATCTGAGCATGAGGTAGGTGATCAACGTGAACATCTACAATAAAAGGAGTATAAAAGATTTCTGCTCCCTGAGGCCATTTCAAATCATCCAAACGAATTTTTCGTGCAGGCACGTCTGTCAGACCTTGTATGCTATCAAATAGATTCCACATTTCATCTGATGAAAGTCTTTGTTGATAAAAGAAAGTCCGAATATGAGGTGAATAATTCAAAATCAGGACAGAGTTGGCTTCTCCTGATTGTTGAAACATCCGCAATAAATTTACGGCATCATCAAACATCATATTTTTTGGTTGCAGATAGAAAGGTAGGGCAGTAGAATACCATTTTCGATCTTGTTTATACCAAGAAGGTACAAAGTAAAACATATCCCTCTATTCTCCTTTTACTTCTAGTTCTTTATGATAATAAGTCCCGATTCTTAAGATTCGTATTTCTTCACGCAAGGGCAAGAGCATGCTAATCAAAATGACTAGTGTGCTTGGCAAGGTCAAAAAGAAACTTGGTAAAGGCAAGAAGAAATTAATAAAATAGGGCAGGCCGACATACATGATGAGATAGATAGCACCTATATTTGATTGCAAAGAAATATAGTGTTTTAACACTTTTAAGGTTTCTTTCCCAGGCTGAATATAGTCAAAATATTCTCCCTG
Above is a window of Streptococcus cristatus ATCC 51100 DNA encoding:
- the asp2 gene encoding accessory Sec system protein Asp2 yields the protein MNRISVLQIANENWQHQYEIPSNIAWTFVKPEDIMSLLPEDIGILKKDGKKPKAAKPYDVVLVDTVEHFEYITVLDSLIQVYRLFYHERCQITTKTLERFLLRKRAVQSTFEDPAQMLYLFSRGFSSKQSGTKLSVNHLAVNPSFSGQINYEGTNYLRLCGQYGEDYQTVATYQYNIFLSADAPLDLWPEFRNSEDCAIRYVIKGYPVGNSPMQEWIYDEESFDKPLVLDTSDSYYLSVSVQVKGQGIVKIGPFHHRQSHLGYGDLLIGGNRVVDKNREELIYYFHPGDLKPPLNIYFSGYRPAEGFEGYWMMNNLGAPFLLIGDPRSEGGAFYLGSEELEQKLVQVIHHCLDELGFTRDQLTLSGLSMGTFGALYYASKLEPHAVIVGKPLVNLGDIAENESTIRPGGFPTSLDLVLRTTGELSEEGTAQLNEHFWTSFKEANFSRTKFIVSYMYHDDYDGTAYPDMLEELGKRAYRVNVISKGLTGRHNDDTQGIVEWFFNQYKTLLVNSFERKFDS
- the asp1 gene encoding accessory Sec system protein Asp1 — its product is MFYFVPSWYKQDRKWYSTALPFYLQPKNMMFDDAVNLLRMFQQSGEANSVLILNYSPHIRTFFYQQRLSSDEMWNLFDSIQGLTDVPARKIRLDDLKWPQGAEIFYTPFIVDVHVDHLPHAQINFSQIGNIFDITYFENNQIDYQLVFDDRGFVSSIIYFEHNQPYYQDYLNAQGIWQFREFLTADNQQVIINPEAQGTFAKDVYQNIEELVKEKLEQHLASVLTKDDSIIVSADVQHNHFFQQIKKDHLVVLSFFGNRYPITNTEQLFSDLKDTPFFVVDSLDKIVKIAEQVGEVEEEQLPAYYEIPPYDTQLNLGHSQRKKELIIYVNFDTLPEHHLQYVFTSLFDMMLQHEWIDLLVGTQSQDFGREASIRQFLEESLSSTKYAAKLLLVDKDKAAKSGDPRLEDDDSLRERIDTVVIHSDTDLAKALKYVRVILDLGSPADIRTQIAGISGGIPQVNLYNSSYVKHGENGWIMADISNLREALLYYLTDLEHWNQSLVHSVKRIELYTRGEIVEMWKNTIKELKLNEQN